A stretch of DNA from Thermodesulfobacteriota bacterium:
AAACCGGTGAGCGACGATCTCATCGCACAGATCGAGCGCCGCCGTCCCAGGACCAGGGACCAGCTCAACCACATTTGGTACGGCTACCACAACCGGCAGCCCCAGCACTACGACAGCACCCGCTACCACGGGGTGAACCTGCACAACGTCTGGTACCGGGGCACGGTCGAGTTCCGTTGGTTCGAAGGGACGCTCCACGCGGGCAAGGTGAAAGCCTACATCCAACTGGTCCTGGCCATGGCGGCCAAGGCGCTGAACGGCCGGGCCGCATCGAGCCGCAAGAGGTCCTTCGACCCGCAGAGCGCCCGGTACGACTTCCGGGTCTTCCTGCTCCACCTGGGGCTCATCGGCGACGAGTTCAAGACCGCGCGCAAACATCTGATCGCCGCCCTGCCGGGCGACTCGGCCTTCAAACGCGGCAGGGTGAAACCAAATGAACAACCCGCCGACAAAGCGGAACCCCTCACGGAGGCCGGGCCCGAAACCCGGCCTCCGGCATTTTTGGGGGACGAGACCGGCGGGACGCAAGGAGGCGCGTCATGAGAGTGCTGATTCGAAACACCGCCCTCAATGGTCAGCCGCTGGAAGGCGACGGCGAAATCTTCACCGGGGCGACGGTGACCGACGTGGTCCTGGCTATGAAAGGAGCTACGCTCTTTGCCGACCAGCGGGACCTCGAGGATTACATCGACATGGTCCTGCGCAACGCCAAGATGCTCGCCGGTGTCGAGCTTGCGGTCCGGGGCGACACGCCTGAGGAAAAGGCCGCATCCTTTTTGGATGCCGTGATCAAACACGGCCTTGCCGAGGTGCAGGACGACAAACCCGCGCGGATACCGATTCCCGCCTTGGTCTGGCAGGGCATCGACGCGGTCCGGCTCTCCGGGCAGACCAACATGCTCGACCGACCGGTCGTCGCCCGGCTGGCCGGGGAGCTCGGCTGGCCCGACGCCGCGCGCTGGATCGAGGAGCACCCGAAGGAATATGCCGAGGGCGTCTTCCGCGGGTTCATCGTCGATCCGCAGGGAGGGAAATCCTGATGTGCGGGCTCGCGGGAGTCATCTTCGGAAATAAGCGGCGACGCGCCGAGGAGCGGGAGTATCTCGCCTGGCTCTTCACCCGCCTGCTGCTGCTGAGCGAGGAGCGCGGACCACACGCCACCGGCGCGGCATGGCTCGACACCGACGGCGGACACCGGCTCTTCAAGCGGCCGGTGACGGCCGAGCGGTTCGTCACGGACAAGGCCTTCGCCGAACTCCTGGCCGGCATAAACAACCGCGCCACGCTTCTGCTCGGCCATACCCGGTGGCGCACCCGAGGGGACGAGCGGGTCAACAGCAACAACCACCCGATCCGCGCCGGGGAGGTGATCGGCACCCACAACGGCACCATTTACAACGCCGACTACCTGTTCCGGCGCTGGAAGATGCGGCGCTTCGCCGAGGTGGACAGCGAGATTCTGTTCCGCCTGGCCGCGAACGCCGCCCGGGACGGGGCCATGGATATCGAGCGGTTCAAAGCCCGGCTCCGACGCTGTCGGGGTCAGATCACCGCCGTCATCGCCTGCCGGACCGATCCGCAAACCGTCATCGTGCTCAAGGGCAACCGACCGCTGGAACTACGCTGGCATCCCCGCCGCAAAGCGGTTCTCTACGCTTCGGACCCCGCATACCTCGACGCCGTGCTGGCGGAGGAAAAAGGCTGGCGTGAGATTGCGGTCCCGCCCATGAGCCTGGTGGTGTTCCGGCGCGAGGACCTGGCCGCGTACTCGGTGGAGCCCTTCGAGTTCGTCGCCCAGGAGAGAAAGGGCGCGGAGCCATGACAGACACTCCAATGAACCTCATGAACCAGGCAATGAACCCAACAGAACCCTTGAAGCCGAACACAAACGGAATGCTGAGACTCTTCGTCTACGGCACACTGAAGCGCGGTTTCTGGAACCACAACCGCTTCTGCCGGGGAGTCCTGGCGGTGGATGACGCCTTGGTCCGCGGCCGCCTCTTCGAGACATCCTCTGGAATCCCGGTCCTGCAGGTCCCGGAGGAGGATATCCTCGCCGTCGGGACCACCAACCCGCTCGCCGACGTGGCCACACAAGCGCACGTGACGGCCCGCATGTCCAATCCCGAGCCAACCCCC
This window harbors:
- a CDS encoding amidoligase family protein, translated to MDLRRINFGIEIETVKRTRERVAQAIQSVVGGQVRHIGSPGSFDPWEVTDDHGRVWKVVSDGSLINVPVHLRAEVVSPVLSYEDIPVLQEVVRALRACGAKVDDRCSIHVHVDATAFDGRTLANLAKIVYKQEALILTALGVNETRRRNYSKPVSDDLIAQIERRRPRTRDQLNHIWYGYHNRQPQHYDSTRYHGVNLHNVWYRGTVEFRWFEGTLHAGKVKAYIQLVLAMAAKALNGRAASSRKRSFDPQSARYDFRVFLLHLGLIGDEFKTARKHLIAALPGDSAFKRGRVKPNEQPADKAEPLTEAGPETRPPAFLGDETGGTQGGAS
- a CDS encoding DUF5049 domain-containing protein codes for the protein MRVLIRNTALNGQPLEGDGEIFTGATVTDVVLAMKGATLFADQRDLEDYIDMVLRNAKMLAGVELAVRGDTPEEKAASFLDAVIKHGLAEVQDDKPARIPIPALVWQGIDAVRLSGQTNMLDRPVVARLAGELGWPDAARWIEEHPKEYAEGVFRGFIVDPQGGKS
- a CDS encoding glucosamine 6-phosphate synthetase produces the protein MCGLAGVIFGNKRRRAEEREYLAWLFTRLLLLSEERGPHATGAAWLDTDGGHRLFKRPVTAERFVTDKAFAELLAGINNRATLLLGHTRWRTRGDERVNSNNHPIRAGEVIGTHNGTIYNADYLFRRWKMRRFAEVDSEILFRLAANAARDGAMDIERFKARLRRCRGQITAVIACRTDPQTVIVLKGNRPLELRWHPRRKAVLYASDPAYLDAVLAEEKGWREIAVPPMSLVVFRREDLAAYSVEPFEFVAQERKGAEP
- a CDS encoding gamma-glutamylcyclotransferase, which encodes MNLMNQAMNPTEPLKPNTNGMLRLFVYGTLKRGFWNHNRFCRGVLAVDDALVRGRLFETSSGIPVLQVPEEDILAVGTTNPLADVATQAHVTARMSNPEPTPDRLPKKGTGAPWGPVYGEILTFDDPETRLLAIDRLEGFHPGGPCLYRRVLVPAQVNGAGLPAWLYVAGDRWTGSFKELTGGIWR